atttttttcaattttcacattaattCTTCATTATCTACCTGGAGCATGGACAATTTACGCGAGATTAGaactcttactcacatgattttaaattttgtgcataaacaaatcatcaaatcttttgttaatatatctcattttttctataaaatcaatagacacacaaaaatgcacataataataatgaaatctGTTCTATTTGCCAAGATTTGTGTGCGTGAACCAatggttaacggttttaaaatgacgtaaagtccctcaactatggcgaccccccaaaggcccttatccaccacctgatatttttaatccaccttgctctaaggcatcaatttttgacagtgagCATCAATTGTTGCTTCTAAGGCATTCATATTTGACAGTGTGCATCATTTGTTGACTCTAatgcagtggtctccaacctgtcgTCGGCGGACCACTTGAGGTCCTTGGCGTCAACAGACGTGGTCCaccaaagtttttttttaaagaaaagctTGTTGTTATACACAGTGTGCATTTTTCCCCACCATTAAGATTAAATTTTCAACATATAGATTATGCATAtagtacatttttgtccccACCATTAAGATTAAATTTTCAACAGGCATGTCTAGAATAAGATTAAGACaaatttttgatcaaaaactTTGAACTAAGTCTAAAAAATGTATACTCTCAATGGATGTGGGCCGCggcaaatttattttcaaagccAAGTGATCCTAAAAAGGTTGCAGTGCTCTAAtgcacctatttttgtctgtaagtcaTCAATTTTTTACTCTTGTAAAAATCATGACAATTTTTCAAGTTATTTGAGCAGGTTTTTGACATTTGTAATTATACATCacataaacaatacaaaaaccgCGTAATttgactgtttttttgtgtataaaattaatgcaatttaataaattataagGCCATTGTTTTCACCTAAAATAAATGTGAATTTTTTTCACTCCATTGAATGTTCCAAAATTGGCATCACAATTGTTATATTTTGAACTCTCAATTGAAATTATTAACTACTTaacttaatttaaataatttagaaaCACACAGTTTGGAATTTTGCAAATAAGCGATTAATTCACAATCAAAAAATGATACCTTAAAGGCAAAAAAGCGTACCCTCGAGACAAAAATAGATGAGCTCTTAAGTAAGATGCTAAATTGATGAGATGAGCAAATTTTTGGTATTGTGAAGTGTActgtttcaatttaaaaaatagctTATTAGCCAGTCAAAaccaatcttcttctttgacatAACAAACTGCGCAGTCCATATGCCGGTCCACACATGCATTCGATACGTATTTAGTACCACATAAGCGGATAGTAAGTCCCTGCTACGGAACACCGTTTCAAATTTGGTTGAGTTGAAATAGTGTATTAtgtttattgtgttttgtatattGCATTATTTTACAAGTCCAACTTCAAATGTGCATCTATAATATACGTGAAATGCTAATAATTGTTCACGATTATTGCTAATAATACACCATAACGAATGCCAACGTCTCTTGGCGGTATGTTTGTGATGAAATAGATAACAACACAGTTTCATTCCTTTTCCGTACAGTTGATCTTCTTGTATTTCGTTCATCTCTAATGAGCCATAATTTCTTCGCATCAGTCAAGCTACCAGCGAGGAATATGAGACGTTTTCGATTCACTGTTTAGCTTCCCGTTACTGACTGTTTGCAGTAGACTGCAGTGAGGAAAGGGAAAGTGTTTGTCAAACAGTTTAACAGTAATTAAAACTCAGCAACGGCTCCAAGCGTAAAAACGCGGATCTGATCTTGATCTTCCCTTGTCAATCCCACCATTGCTCTGTATCGCGCATTGTCTGACGCGATCCGATGCGGCTACATTTGCTAAATGTTTGTAGTTCCTTGgtcatttcttctttttgttttacttctatCATCTCGCAACCGGCTACGCATTTAAATGCATCAAGTTCTTTGTTTAGTGAATATATTCGCGAGGAATGGTTTCCTTTCTGCAGAGAATTCGCTGTCGGTCGGCAGAAAGTGGcaaaaaaacaccagcacGACTTCTCTCCCGTTCGTGGTTGCTTGCTTCCAGTTTACCATCCACTTTAAACGATCAAGTCGCATACGCATTTGATGAAACTGCATCCGGCAGAAGGAACAGCCGTGCTCTCGCGGCATACGACTGCGGTGAGCATGTTTCTGCTCCCCTCCCCAAACCATAAACAAAACTCTGGCATTGCTTAATCGCATGCTGCTTAACACCGCCGCCACATCACACAACCATTATCATCATCGCACCGGAAAGTATTCGTCAGGAAGATTTGGGAACTCCTCTTCGCTGGAAACCGAGCCGTTGTTTGTGGGAGATATAAATAAATGTGTGACAAATGTATGTTTATGGTTAATTGTAGCATAGGGCCCTCGCAGGCTCGCACCAAGAAACAGACAGCATAACGACGGAGACAGCAACTATCTCGTATTTCTTTCGTCCAACTCCCGCCCGTTTCCCTGCTGCTCGTAATGCCGCCACACGGTGAAGATCGGCACGACCGACAGATCGAAGCTTCTTGACACCACACTCTTTATGACGCTCCGAGAATGATTCTTGTGCTTTATAGTCTACGGCAGAACGTTTGTCTCGGCGAACGCAGTTGCCTTAGCATGCCGGTTAGTTGCGATTCAAATGTGCCTGCGTATGGTATGCACGCTCCGGATCCTTGTTAGCTGGCTAGTGTCATACATATCGAAACGTTGTTCATAGTTCATAGTTTAATCAGTGCTCAATATCATGGATGATGATTACACATCGATCGAAGATTATTTTAGCAATGAAGTGTATCTAACACATTCGAGTGACTATGAAGAGCTCCTGAGCAACAATTCCCGCCCTGAGCTGTCACCTCGCGATCCAACCGAGCTGGTGTTAATGTATGCGTTCAATGCCGTGATCGTGGCGACGGGGATTGTTCTTAATCTCGTGCTCGTAAAAGGAATCATCGGCGCCAAACCTAATGGTAAGAGTGTGTGATCGCAAAACATAAACAGCGTGTATGTTTACACGGTCTAATCATCGGTTTGTTGTTTCGTTCTAGGGGCGCTCTTGTTTGTGCTGCAGATAGCGCTCATCGATGTATTTACGCTTCTTACAAGCAACTGGGAATTGTACTACTATATTAGACAAACGTGGATTTTTTCGAAGCTCCACTGCACTCTGTATAGTGGGTTGGAGTCATTCACCAGCGTGGCGCTGGTGTACTTCATTATTGGACTGAATTTTCACTCGATCTCTTCCTACAATCTGGCCGTGGAATTGTCGAAAAATGCTCTCGCTACACCTGACGCAGAGAGTGCAACCGAGTCCCTGACGGAGGAAAACAATTACGAAGTAGCTACCGATGCAATCTCCCAGAAACGATCCCTCACGATCGATTACCGGTACAAAAAACGGCGCATTTCCGTCCGACTTCCGATACTGCTCGTGTGGTTCATAGCAGCATCCGAATCGCTGCCACTGTTCCTGTTTGCCGACATCGAAACGCTCAACTCAGCGGATAGTGCGGAGCAGCCGATCAAACAGTATTGCACGGAACTGACCAATACCGTGGCGAATCATAACATCGTCAGCCTCATGGTCATCGCCATTCGTATCATCTTGCCGTCTGTGGCACTGGTGATAACACTCGCACAAACGGTGATTAAGTTTTATAGAGGCAAGCATTTTACGCAACCGGATGAGATTGAAGAAAATGTTGCATTTTCGCTTAAGCTATCTATCTTTCTGTCGATCTCCTATGCGGTATTTACTCTGCAACGATTGTACGGATCGTTGCTACAAGAAATAATTTTACAGCCAAAAATTGTGCCCAAATACCCAGGCTTCAACCCGATCGTTGGAATCTCGCTGGCAGTACTTCACTACACAGCATCTTTCATTCGGCCGCTCGTTTTAATAATTATGTGTAAACAAAAGAGCAACAATGTGGATATTACGTTCATCTGCCAGAAACGCGCTGagaataataatatttctttGCAGTAGTAACAGCATGAAGTACATACACCCGATTCGAAGCAATAGTTCGCTTGAACGAATGCATAGTGACACATTCGATGCAATTGTTCTCCCGATAGATTGTCATTGGATTCTCATGCAACAAATAACACAACAAACGAACTTTTTTAGAAATACATTTTTAGTATTATGACTCTTTCGAATCAAACAGCAGAATCGGCTATAGACTGGTCTGTGTCCAGGAAGTGAAATGCATAACATTGATCGGGCGTTTTGATATGtgcttaaaaaataattattttatgtaACTTTTACGTTATTGCAATGTAAGGTTTTACCAAGCTAGTCAAATAAAAGGTATTGAATACATATCACAGCTCTTTCGATTTTTTGTGTGACAGAATTATTccatttac
This sequence is a window from Anopheles merus strain MAF chromosome 3R, AmerM5.1, whole genome shotgun sequence. Protein-coding genes within it:
- the LOC121596348 gene encoding uncharacterized protein LOC121596348, coding for MDDDYTSIEDYFSNEVYLTHSSDYEELLSNNSRPELSPRDPTELVLMYAFNAVIVATGIVLNLVLVKGIIGAKPNGALLFVLQIALIDVFTLLTSNWELYYYIRQTWIFSKLHCTLYSGLESFTSVALVYFIIGLNFHSISSYNLAVELSKNALATPDAESATESLTEENNYEVATDAISQKRSLTIDYRYKKRRISVRLPILLVWFIAASESLPLFLFADIETLNSADSAEQPIKQYCTELTNTVANHNIVSLMVIAIRIILPSVALVITLAQTVIKFYRGKHFTQPDEIEENVAFSLKLSIFLSISYAVFTLQRLYGSLLQEIILQPKIVPKYPGFNPIVGISLAVLHYTASFIRPLVLIIMCKQKSNNVDITFICQKRAENNNISLQ